One window of Methanocaldococcus sp. genomic DNA carries:
- a CDS encoding tRNA (N(6)-L-threonylcarbamoyladenosine(37)-C(2))-methylthiotransferase, translating to MVENYKVYVEGYGCVLNTADTEIIKNSLRECGFIVVDNLEEADIVIINTCVVRLETENRMIYRINEIKNLGKEVVVAGCLPKALKNKVKGFLHIYPREAHKAGEILKYYLKYKKREKYIEEEINKTLYKKLDYIKPSLITPLPICEGCIGNCSYCIVKIARGNLISYPREKIVKKAEVLIKSGVKCLFITAQDTACYGLDIGDNLVNLLNDLTQIEGEFIMRVGMMHAKNVQPILDELIEVYQNEKVGKFLHLPLQSGDDEILKKMKRGYTVDEFKEIVNEFKRKVKNLCFTTDVIVGFPGETEEQFQNTLEVLKELKPDYIHGAKYSQRRGTEAAKMKQVDTKIRKRRSEILDKLRRELSYLNNKKYIGKTLKTLVLENGKGYTENFKVVKFEGGEIGEFVKVKITDAKTFGLKGEIIP from the coding sequence ATGGTAGAAAATTATAAAGTTTATGTGGAAGGATATGGATGTGTATTAAACACTGCTGACACTGAAATTATAAAAAATTCTTTAAGAGAGTGTGGCTTTATAGTAGTTGATAATTTAGAGGAAGCGGATATTGTAATAATAAACACATGCGTTGTTAGATTAGAAACTGAAAATAGAATGATTTACAGAATAAATGAGATTAAAAATTTAGGAAAAGAGGTAGTGGTTGCTGGATGCTTACCAAAGGCTTTAAAAAATAAGGTTAAGGGATTTTTACACATATATCCAAGAGAAGCACATAAAGCAGGAGAAATTTTAAAATATTATTTAAAATATAAAAAAAGAGAAAAATATATTGAGGAGGAGATTAATAAAACATTATACAAAAAATTAGATTATATAAAACCCTCTTTAATCACTCCACTACCAATATGTGAAGGATGTATAGGAAATTGCTCTTATTGTATTGTAAAAATAGCAAGAGGTAATTTAATATCATACCCAAGAGAGAAAATCGTTAAAAAAGCAGAAGTATTAATAAAAAGTGGAGTCAAGTGTTTATTTATTACTGCCCAAGATACTGCATGCTATGGGTTAGACATTGGAGATAACTTAGTTAATTTATTAAATGACTTAACCCAAATAGAAGGAGAATTTATAATGAGAGTAGGAATGATGCACGCTAAAAATGTTCAGCCAATTTTAGATGAACTAATAGAGGTTTATCAAAATGAAAAAGTTGGAAAATTTTTACATCTACCCCTTCAAAGTGGAGATGATGAAATTTTAAAGAAAATGAAGAGAGGTTATACGGTAGATGAATTTAAAGAAATTGTCAATGAATTTAAAAGGAAAGTTAAAAATCTCTGCTTTACAACCGATGTTATAGTTGGATTTCCCGGGGAGACAGAGGAGCAATTTCAAAACACATTAGAAGTTTTAAAAGAGTTAAAGCCAGATTATATTCATGGAGCAAAGTATTCGCAAAGAAGAGGAACAGAAGCGGCAAAAATGAAGCAAGTTGATACAAAGATTAGAAAAAGGAGAAGTGAAATATTAGATAAGTTAAGGAGAGAATTAAGTTATTTGAACAATAAAAAATACATTGGAAAAACATTAAAGACATTAGTTTTAGAGAACGGTAAAGGATACACTGAAAACTTTAAAGTAGTTAAGTTTGAAGGTGGAGAAATTGGAGAGTTTGTAAAAGTAAAAATAACTGACGCTAAAACTTTTGGATTGAAAGGGGAAATTATTCCTTAA
- a CDS encoding oligosaccharide repeat unit polymerase family protein, producing MIELNHLFLILCCIYLIFSDISLYSSLVFLFSAIFFYISFLVGKRLYFRIFNENNINEEINNFNKKNKSIWLYIGLLFVFIGLISILADIIWINDIPLFNPIVRYHLNVYFTTLSHLIFIGWALILSYYNIEKKRVKKVILYTLILSIPIALLGYRTNVLVLLLSTIAVLYYKNLIETKDIIKYFGIIFVLLVIMSILRMYFLGAGGNPILSRIELTMSVYDILFNHFNGVLDGYLHYAAIFSYFGLCNGPRTVIANILGIYGVSITPTIVGSVVADFGTLSIIPYFGFLGIYLGYLYMLAKHKGGVYLGIYGVVFAYTLIAVESGILDLDVIIYYVFGVLLCIYATLKRFLKR from the coding sequence ATGATAGAATTAAACCATTTATTTTTAATATTATGTTGTATTTATCTAATTTTTTCAGATATTTCTTTATATTCATCCTTAGTGTTTTTATTCTCTGCGATATTTTTTTATATATCCTTTTTAGTTGGCAAAAGATTATATTTTAGGATATTTAATGAGAATAATATAAATGAAGAAATAAATAATTTTAACAAAAAAAATAAATCTATTTGGCTTTATATAGGATTGTTATTTGTGTTTATTGGTTTAATATCGATTTTGGCTGACATAATTTGGATTAACGACATTCCTCTTTTTAATCCAATAGTTAGATACCATTTAAATGTTTATTTCACAACCTTATCTCACTTAATATTTATTGGTTGGGCTTTGATTTTATCATACTATAATATAGAAAAAAAGAGAGTAAAAAAAGTTATACTTTATACTTTAATTTTGTCAATTCCTATTGCTTTGTTAGGTTATAGAACAAATGTTTTAGTCCTACTCTTATCAACGATTGCTGTCTTATACTACAAAAATTTAATAGAAACCAAGGATATTATAAAATACTTTGGAATTATATTCGTTTTATTGGTAATAATGTCTATTTTAAGGATGTATTTCCTTGGTGCTGGAGGAAATCCAATACTCTCAAGAATTGAATTAACTATGTCAGTTTATGATATATTATTTAATCATTTTAATGGAGTTTTAGATGGATATTTACACTATGCGGCAATATTTTCATATTTTGGGTTATGTAATGGTCCAAGGACTGTTATAGCCAATATATTAGGAATTTATGGAGTGAGTATAACTCCAACTATTGTTGGTAGTGTAGTAGCAGATTTTGGAACATTATCTATTATTCCTTACTTTGGTTTTTTAGGGATATATTTAGGATATTTATATATGTTGGCAAAGCATAAAGGAGGAGTTTATTTAGGTATTTATGGAGTAGTCTTTGCATATACATTGATAGCAGTTGAGAGTGGAATCTTAGATTTAGATGTTATAATCTATTATGTTTTTGGTGTATTACTATGCATTTATGCAACATTAAAAAGATTCTTAAAGAGATAG
- a CDS encoding RNA ligase — MQVLTYDLKKISEKLGLSLKDINKAFKKKILREGEYRDTRTLLFKKNFIHIEKGTVIFLNENLDIVRGYPKTYRALTLYPTIKKHFIDKVVIEEKLNGYNTRIVKIDNETYALTRSGYICPFTTKKAKKLLNLEILDDYPNYMLCGEMIGLNNPYTPYYYEEVDRGYENLGFYIFDIKERETNKSLPIRDRIELCEKYNLPYVKPIKIVNKEEAHIYIKEIIKELEEKRREGVVLKDPDMDVPPLKYTTHYTQCEDLKSAFTFFFDLGVDFIFSRIVREGFMSFEFKESIEERKQRAKNLGEYILLPMTETIEKVARGERVSEDFEVIFDNEEDLEEFLDFMRKMKMVIKIKNVKKINTNEGLKIKVLLGKIYNKTNDKIISYLNGTLWE, encoded by the coding sequence ATGCAAGTTTTAACATACGACTTAAAAAAAATATCTGAAAAACTTGGATTATCTTTAAAGGATATAAATAAAGCATTTAAAAAGAAAATTTTAAGAGAAGGAGAATATAGAGATACAAGAACACTATTATTTAAAAAGAACTTTATACACATTGAAAAAGGAACTGTAATATTCTTAAACGAGAATCTTGATATAGTTAGAGGTTATCCTAAAACTTATAGAGCTTTAACTCTTTATCCTACGATAAAAAAGCATTTTATAGATAAAGTGGTTATTGAGGAAAAATTAAACGGATATAATACAAGAATTGTGAAAATAGACAATGAAACTTATGCTTTAACGAGAAGTGGATACATCTGTCCATTTACAACAAAAAAGGCTAAAAAGTTATTAAATTTAGAGATTTTAGATGATTATCCCAACTATATGCTATGTGGAGAGATGATTGGATTGAACAATCCATACACTCCATATTATTACGAAGAAGTTGATAGAGGTTATGAAAATTTAGGATTTTACATTTTTGACATAAAAGAGAGAGAAACTAATAAATCCCTCCCAATAAGAGATAGAATAGAACTTTGTGAGAAATATAATCTACCCTATGTTAAGCCAATTAAAATAGTAAATAAAGAAGAGGCTCATATTTATATAAAAGAGATAATTAAAGAGTTAGAAGAAAAAAGGAGAGAAGGGGTAGTTTTAAAAGATCCAGATATGGATGTTCCACCTTTAAAATATACAACTCACTATACGCAATGTGAAGATTTAAAGTCGGCATTTACATTTTTCTTTGACTTGGGAGTTGATTTTATATTTAGCAGAATTGTAAGAGAAGGTTTTATGAGTTTTGAATTTAAAGAATCTATTGAAGAGAGAAAACAAAGAGCTAAAAATTTAGGAGAATATATTTTACTACCGATGACTGAAACTATTGAGAAAGTAGCAAGAGGAGAAAGAGTTTCAGAGGATTTTGAAGTTATATTTGATAATGAAGAAGATTTAGAAGAATTTTTAGATTTTATGAGAAAGATGAAGATGGTTATAAAAATAAAAAATGTTAAAAAAATAAATACTAATGAAGGTTTAAAAATTAAAGTATTACTTGGTAAGATATACAATAAAACTAATGATAAAATTATTAGTTATTTAAATGGAACCCTCTGGGAATGA
- a CDS encoding YcgN family cysteine cluster protein, with translation MKTLRFKKDKVIKISEEIFPDELCERCGRCCILHAYKTEKGLEVIYCPHLDKKTKLCKVYNNRFEHGCLTVMEGIMAGVFPKDCPYVKDLKNYEEPWFYKLLREK, from the coding sequence ATGAAAACATTAAGATTCAAAAAAGATAAAGTCATAAAGATAAGTGAAGAAATTTTTCCAGATGAATTATGTGAAAGATGTGGAAGATGTTGCATATTACACGCATATAAAACAGAAAAAGGTTTAGAAGTTATCTACTGCCCACATTTAGATAAAAAAACAAAATTATGCAAAGTATATAATAATAGATTTGAACATGGATGTTTAACAGTTATGGAAGGTATTATGGCAGGTGTTTTCCCAAAAGATTGTCCTTATGTTAAAGATTTAAAAAATTATGAAGAACCTTGGTTCTATAAATTACTTAGAGAAAAATAA
- a CDS encoding oligosaccharide repeat unit polymerase, which translates to MHLCNIKKILKEIDLFHPVFIVVFGHLAIILLALPYLNKIGIYNFLKILLVVGIFLISFSLPFFVDIKLEINKNIIKNLSLLSFLILTGYGSFAITHSILFTFIYLIIIILIVKLFVKYQNSKFFNNLVFLGGVLSFILIVLKYKGIPLLNYNIRMAINSEPLRLISTGLLIYSGIENIFYFAVGFVLLTLLGYKAGILMLTVSYIIYKYKNKINLKHLILIFLGLFLILNIVGFIVLLNSNQHWKIGFLNLLCYRAYFDLTVFNKILDISSLFGLGYNIILTPNGESYIGQILFGYKHNITTLMFGSVFLDFGIFSFLFAIFLGYVSKYIYNGDKKLYAIYASILLTYCEVGINYGFLIVLLFLIYLNSLEVDFDGKVYNKNSERL; encoded by the coding sequence ATGCATTTATGCAACATTAAAAAGATTCTTAAAGAGATAGATTTATTTCATCCAGTTTTTATAGTAGTTTTTGGGCATTTGGCAATAATTTTATTGGCATTACCATATTTAAATAAAATAGGAATTTACAACTTTTTAAAAATCTTATTAGTTGTTGGGATTTTTTTAATATCCTTTTCTTTGCCATTTTTTGTAGATATAAAATTGGAAATAAATAAAAATATTATTAAAAATTTATCTTTATTGTCTTTTTTGATATTGACAGGTTATGGTTCTTTTGCTATAACTCACTCAATACTATTTACATTTATTTATTTAATTATTATAATCTTAATAGTTAAGTTATTTGTAAAATATCAAAATAGCAAGTTTTTTAATAATTTAGTATTCTTAGGAGGGGTTTTATCTTTTATTTTAATTGTTTTAAAGTATAAAGGGATTCCATTACTAAATTATAATATAAGGATGGCTATAAACTCTGAGCCATTGAGATTAATATCAACTGGCTTATTAATATATTCGGGCATTGAAAATATTTTTTATTTTGCAGTAGGTTTTGTTTTATTAACTCTCTTAGGATATAAAGCTGGAATTTTAATGCTCACTGTTTCATATATAATTTACAAATACAAAAATAAAATAAATTTAAAACATCTTATTTTGATATTTTTAGGGCTATTTTTAATCTTAAATATCGTTGGCTTTATAGTACTTTTAAATTCAAATCAACATTGGAAAATAGGTTTTTTAAATTTACTATGTTATAGGGCATACTTTGATTTGACTGTATTTAATAAAATTTTGGATATTAGTTCATTGTTTGGTTTAGGATATAATATAATATTAACTCCTAACGGAGAGAGCTATATAGGACAAATACTTTTTGGTTATAAGCATAATATAACAACATTAATGTTTGGTAGTGTATTCTTAGACTTTGGAATATTTAGTTTTTTATTTGCTATATTTTTAGGTTATGTTTCAAAGTATATATATAATGGAGATAAAAAACTCTATGCCATTTATGCCTCGATACTATTAACTTACTGTGAAGTAGGAATTAACTATGGCTTTTTGATTGTTTTACTTTTCTTAATATATTTAAATTCATTAGAGGTGGATTTTGATGGTAAAGTATATAATAAAAACTCAGAGAGGCTTTGA
- a CDS encoding SPOUT family RNA methylase: MVKYIIKTQRGFENIVVNRLKDYVENFNYIVSPDGYHGVVIIESEEDIEDKILQIPEVERCLKVYFETEAEFEKIVNMAEKIKDYIQEGETFAVETKKRGKHDFNSIDVNIVLGAKIKDLTNASVDLERPDKVIHVEIFKDKAYICITNKDRYKKYTKDKRNARELFKKVVIVQMPYLGEKIVCKRFGEAIGRAAQGFEVKELIISPKEKVDAYELMEFIKGVKIGQHSRYEIQKRAYPFEISLVPVTVQDLYQVIRDKRRNNRLIIITDPKGEEISKIKDKLSYDLRKKKEIVVFCGSREGIPIGLFRFADYVIDLAPHMTFATEHAIPSALIALWSIYSGEKSSDE; this comes from the coding sequence ATGGTAAAGTATATAATAAAAACTCAGAGAGGCTTTGAAAATATTGTTGTAAATAGATTAAAAGATTATGTTGAAAACTTTAACTATATTGTGTCACCAGATGGTTATCATGGAGTTGTAATAATTGAAAGTGAGGAAGATATTGAAGATAAAATTTTACAAATTCCAGAAGTTGAGAGATGTTTAAAGGTTTATTTTGAAACTGAGGCAGAATTTGAAAAAATAGTCAATATGGCTGAAAAAATTAAAGATTATATACAAGAAGGAGAAACATTTGCAGTAGAGACCAAAAAAAGAGGAAAACACGATTTTAATTCAATTGATGTAAATATTGTCTTGGGAGCTAAGATTAAAGATTTAACTAATGCAAGTGTTGATTTAGAGAGACCTGATAAAGTTATTCATGTTGAGATCTTTAAAGATAAGGCATACATCTGTATAACTAATAAAGATAGATATAAAAAATACACAAAAGATAAAAGAAATGCAAGAGAATTATTTAAAAAAGTGGTTATTGTCCAAATGCCTTATTTAGGAGAAAAAATTGTTTGTAAAAGGTTTGGAGAGGCAATAGGTAGAGCCGCTCAAGGATTTGAGGTTAAGGAATTAATTATATCTCCAAAAGAGAAAGTAGATGCCTACGAGTTAATGGAATTCATAAAAGGGGTTAAAATTGGGCAACATTCAAGATATGAGATTCAAAAGAGAGCATATCCATTTGAAATTTCTTTAGTTCCTGTAACTGTTCAGGATCTATATCAAGTTATTAGAGATAAGAGGAGAAATAATAGATTAATAATAATAACTGATCCAAAAGGAGAAGAAATTTCAAAAATAAAAGATAAATTATCCTATGATTTAAGAAAAAAGAAGGAAATAGTAGTATTCTGTGGTTCAAGGGAGGGAATACCAATAGGATTGTTTAGATTTGCTGATTATGTAATTGACTTAGCCCCTCATATGACATTTGCTACAGAACATGCCATTCCATCTGCATTAATAGCTTTATGGAGTATATATAGTGGTGAAAAGAGTTCAGACGAATAA
- a CDS encoding PHP domain-containing protein, whose amino-acid sequence MKVDLHIHSIESKCSLNPKRLLQKVCIKKNILPAICDHNKLTKLNFSISGEEIATNRGEFIGLFLNEEIPPNLDLYEALDRVREQGGLIYIPHPFDIYRKRSLVKFNVLEEKEFLKYIDIVEVFNSRCRSLEPNIKALEFAKKHKFSIGFGSDAHFIWEVGNAYTIFDEINIEDISNISPKEFLNLLNKKTKNLLKSNFNLYVNPWKTKYYFGKLGSKYNITLYSKILKKIRRRLNI is encoded by the coding sequence ATGAAAGTAGATTTGCACATTCACAGTATAGAAAGTAAATGCTCTTTAAATCCTAAAAGATTACTACAAAAAGTGTGTATAAAGAAAAATATTCTTCCAGCAATTTGTGATCACAATAAATTAACTAAACTAAATTTTTCTATTTCTGGGGAAGAAATTGCTACAAATAGAGGGGAATTTATAGGATTATTTCTAAATGAAGAAATTCCTCCAAATTTAGATTTATATGAGGCATTAGATAGAGTTAGAGAGCAGGGAGGATTAATATATATTCCACATCCATTTGATATTTATAGAAAAAGAAGTTTAGTTAAATTTAATGTTTTAGAAGAAAAGGAATTCTTAAAATATATTGACATTGTTGAGGTTTTTAACAGTAGATGCCGTAGTTTAGAGCCAAACATAAAGGCGTTAGAATTTGCTAAAAAACATAAGTTTTCAATAGGTTTTGGAAGTGATGCTCATTTTATTTGGGAAGTTGGCAACGCATACACGATATTTGATGAGATAAATATAGAGGATATAAGTAATATTTCACCAAAAGAATTTCTAAATTTATTAAATAAAAAAACTAAAAACCTTTTAAAATCTAACTTTAATTTATATGTAAATCCTTGGAAAACTAAGTATTATTTTGGAAAGTTGGGTAGTAAATATAATATTACATTGTATAGCAAAATTCTAAAAAAGATTAGAAGGCGTTTAAATATATAA
- a CDS encoding HIT family protein: protein MCIFCKIVNREIPAKIVYEDENVLAFLDINPRNKGHTLVVPKKHYERFDEMPDEELCNFIKGVKKTVNILKKLGFNGYNIVNNNGKVAGQEVNHVHFHIIPRYEGDGEVVKFGEVKKIDLDEVLKEIKE, encoded by the coding sequence ATGTGCATATTCTGTAAAATAGTAAATAGAGAAATTCCAGCAAAGATTGTTTATGAAGATGAAAATGTTTTGGCATTTTTAGATATTAATCCAAGAAATAAAGGGCACACATTAGTTGTTCCAAAAAAGCACTATGAGAGATTTGACGAGATGCCAGATGAGGAATTATGTAATTTTATAAAAGGCGTAAAAAAAACTGTAAATATTTTGAAAAAATTAGGTTTTAACGGATACAATATAGTAAATAACAATGGTAAAGTGGCTGGACAGGAAGTTAATCATGTTCATTTTCACATAATACCAAGATATGAAGGAGATGGAGAAGTTGTTAAATTTGGAGAAGTTAAAAAAATTGATTTAGATGAAGTTTTAAAAGAAATTAAGGAATAA
- the leuC gene encoding isopropylmalate/citramalate isomerase large subunit — MGMTIVEKILAKASGKKEVNPGDIVMANIDVAMVHDITGPLTVNTLKEYGIEKVWNPEKIVILFDHQVPADSIKAAENHILMRKFVKEQGIKYFYDIREGVCHQVLPEKGHIAPGEVVVGADSHTCTHGAFGAFATGIGSTDMAHVFATGKLWFKVPETIYFNITGDLQPYVTSKDVILSIIGEVGVDGATYKACQFGGETVKKMSIASRMTMTNMAIEMGGKTGIIEPDGKTIQYVKEAMKKHGTDRPFEIVKGDEDAEFAEVYEIEADKIEPVFACPHNVDNVKPAREVAGKPIDQVFIGSCTNGRLEDLKMAIEIIDKHGGIADDVRVIVTPASREEYLKALKEGIIEKFLKYGCVVTNPSCSACMGSLYGVLGPGEVCVSTSNRNFKGRQGSLEAEIYLASPITAAACAVKGELIDPRDLE; from the coding sequence ATGGGAATGACAATTGTCGAGAAAATTTTAGCAAAAGCTTCTGGAAAGAAAGAGGTTAATCCAGGAGATATTGTAATGGCAAACATTGATGTGGCAATGGTTCATGATATTACAGGACCTTTAACAGTCAATACATTAAAAGAGTATGGAATTGAGAAAGTTTGGAATCCAGAAAAAATAGTTATTCTTTTTGACCACCAAGTTCCTGCTGATAGTATAAAAGCCGCTGAAAACCACATATTAATGAGAAAATTTGTTAAAGAACAAGGTATTAAGTATTTCTATGATATAAGAGAAGGTGTTTGCCACCAAGTGTTACCTGAAAAAGGGCATATAGCCCCTGGAGAAGTTGTTGTTGGTGCTGATAGTCATACATGCACACATGGAGCTTTTGGAGCTTTTGCCACAGGAATAGGTTCAACTGACATGGCTCATGTGTTTGCTACTGGTAAATTATGGTTTAAAGTTCCTGAAACAATTTACTTCAACATTACAGGAGATTTACAACCTTATGTTACTTCAAAAGATGTTATTTTATCAATTATAGGAGAAGTTGGAGTTGATGGAGCTACATATAAGGCATGCCAATTTGGAGGAGAAACTGTAAAGAAGATGAGTATTGCTTCAAGAATGACCATGACTAACATGGCTATTGAAATGGGTGGAAAAACTGGAATTATTGAGCCAGATGGAAAAACTATTCAATATGTAAAAGAGGCTATGAAAAAACATGGAACTGATAGACCATTTGAAATTGTAAAGGGGGATGAAGATGCAGAATTTGCCGAAGTTTATGAAATTGAGGCTGACAAGATAGAGCCCGTTTTTGCTTGTCCACACAATGTAGATAATGTTAAACCAGCAAGAGAAGTTGCAGGAAAGCCAATAGATCAAGTATTTATTGGCTCATGTACAAACGGAAGATTAGAAGATTTAAAGATGGCTATTGAAATTATTGATAAGCATGGAGGAATAGCAGATGATGTTAGAGTTATAGTTACCCCTGCATCAAGAGAAGAGTATTTAAAAGCTTTAAAAGAGGGAATAATTGAGAAATTCTTAAAGTATGGTTGTGTAGTTACAAATCCATCTTGCTCTGCATGTATGGGTTCATTGTATGGAGTTTTAGGACCAGGAGAGGTTTGTGTTTCAACATCAAATAGAAACTTTAAAGGAAGACAAGGTTCCTTAGAGGCAGAGATTTATTTAGCATCACCAATAACTGCTGCTGCTTGTGCTGTTAAAGGAGAATTAATAGATCCAAGGGATTTAGAATAA
- a CDS encoding ABC transporter permease, which produces MKLSLKNFLLKIVSPICAIILWEILAIYINNPVILPRVEDVINVLIHPFNGILGTGSLVDNTIVSIKRVLSGFILASIVAVPLGILMGYFTLVNNLLDTIIEMLRPIPPLAWVPLSLAWFGLGEMSMIFIILIGAFFPILINTISGVKSVPKPLIEAALTLGAKEKDILIKVVIPASSPSILTGLRVGAGIAWMCVVAAEMLPSSNSGLGYLIMYAYSLSRMDVVIACMIIIGLIGLTLDRGLRYIEDKYFVWRKMLK; this is translated from the coding sequence GTGAAGTTAAGTTTAAAGAATTTTTTATTAAAAATTGTTTCTCCAATTTGTGCCATTATATTGTGGGAAATTTTGGCTATATATATAAATAATCCTGTTATATTGCCAAGAGTTGAAGATGTTATCAATGTTTTAATTCACCCTTTTAATGGAATTTTAGGCACTGGAAGTTTAGTAGATAATACGATTGTTAGTATAAAGAGAGTTCTTAGTGGATTTATATTGGCATCAATTGTAGCCGTTCCTTTAGGAATACTTATGGGTTATTTTACATTAGTTAATAATTTATTAGATACAATAATTGAAATGTTAAGGCCTATTCCTCCATTGGCATGGGTTCCTTTATCATTGGCTTGGTTTGGTCTTGGAGAGATGTCGATGATATTTATTATTCTTATAGGAGCATTTTTCCCAATACTTATAAATACTATATCTGGGGTAAAAAGTGTCCCTAAACCGTTGATTGAGGCGGCTTTAACCTTAGGGGCTAAAGAAAAGGATATTTTAATAAAAGTTGTTATTCCTGCATCTTCACCTAGTATTTTAACAGGTCTTAGAGTAGGGGCTGGAATTGCTTGGATGTGTGTCGTTGCCGCAGAGATGCTACCTTCAAGTAATTCAGGTTTAGGTTATCTAATTATGTATGCCTATTCTTTAAGTAGAATGGATGTAGTTATTGCCTGTATGATAATTATAGGTTTAATAGGGCTTACATTAGATAGAGGATTAAGATACATAGAGGATAAATACTTTGTTTGGAGAAAAATGTTAAAATAA
- a CDS encoding TrmB family transcriptional regulator sugar-binding domain-containing protein, with the protein MKKLGILEIVVILSILITAGSLAYKYFTLSNENNKYVFDGSQMYKCAWVCENILNKNIPLYAKVIGKWRYGKPFNGTVEIYKASGGTLYAIYQNTTITIGGINAYKEDISARKIILKPLGNAVIIYKVNHTNGKSFKDIANYIQKQINNNFKDLNITYVYINGMFGADTKEYTPTEIVNIRNKLYVDICKGLYINFLDNGVILSGKISLKTLKNLDKIINTSNVSTSNLVVYIVINSSNINNISNKYPVITLG; encoded by the coding sequence ATGAAAAAGTTGGGAATATTAGAAATTGTAGTAATCTTATCAATATTAATAACAGCAGGATCTTTGGCGTATAAGTATTTTACTTTAAGTAATGAAAATAATAAATATGTGTTTGATGGTAGTCAGATGTATAAATGTGCGTGGGTTTGTGAAAACATTTTGAATAAAAATATTCCTTTGTATGCTAAGGTTATAGGAAAATGGAGATATGGAAAACCATTTAATGGAACGGTTGAAATTTATAAAGCATCTGGTGGAACATTATATGCTATCTACCAAAATACAACAATAACTATTGGAGGTATTAATGCATATAAAGAGGATATTTCTGCAAGGAAGATAATATTAAAGCCATTGGGTAATGCTGTAATTATTTATAAGGTTAATCATACAAATGGAAAATCGTTCAAAGATATTGCCAACTATATTCAAAAACAGATAAACAATAATTTTAAAGATTTGAATATAACATATGTTTATATAAATGGTATGTTTGGAGCAGACACTAAGGAATATACACCAACTGAGATAGTAAATATAAGAAATAAACTATATGTTGATATATGTAAAGGATTGTATATAAATTTTTTAGATAATGGAGTTATATTAAGTGGAAAGATTAGTTTAAAAACCCTAAAAAATCTTGATAAGATTATTAACACTTCAAATGTCTCTACTTCCAACTTAGTAGTTTATATTGTAATAAATAGCTCAAACATCAACAACATTAGTAATAAATATCCAGTAATTACTTTGGGATAA